The Littorina saxatilis isolate snail1 linkage group LG13, US_GU_Lsax_2.0, whole genome shotgun sequence genome contains a region encoding:
- the LOC138946022 gene encoding uncharacterized protein — translation MRIQTSAFLAALVSCVTGVMGQHMGCLEELYGRVETCFTSQDLMLHVQSGQQDPTKLMQEAQALDPVVQCRNKTAYKMAVGCSLASLNECLSQVGMVGALPDIDKYKEGFDVVCESEKDFNNDCLKENFPRITACGERVVQSLVHSPKTNKDYTTQDIICISNDVHYDCSQKYLQACDNKTLAIYLEQLNLYQVPKACESKRPGRPRSHYTMSNSANSLAASFLVLSAVASLVSLSSFN, via the exons ATGAGGATTCAGACAAGTGCCTTCCTCGCTGCGCTGG TGAGCTGTGTGACGGGTGTGATGGGGCAGCATATGGGCTGTCTGGAGGAGCTGTATGGGCGGGTGGAGACGTGTTTCACCTCCCAGGACCTGATGCTGCATGTCCAGTCTGGTCAACAGGACCCCACCAAGCTGATGCAGGAGGCACAGGCCTTGGACCCTGTTGTCCAGTgcag GAACAAAACAGCTTACAAAATGGCTGTCGGCTGTTCCCTGGCTTCACTGAATGAGTGCCTGTCGCAAGTTGGAATGGTGGGAGCCCTACCCGACATCGACAAATATAAAGAAGGATTCGACGTTGTCTGCGAAAGCGAGAAAG ATTTCAACAATGATTGTCTGAAGGAGAATTTTCCACGCATCACGGCATGCGGCGAGAGAGTAGTGCAATCACTGGTGCATTCTCCTAAAACCAACAAGGACTATACCACGCAAGATATTATATGCAT atCGAACGACGTCCATTATGACTGCTCACAAAAGTATCTGCAGGCCTGTGACAATAAAACACTGGCGATCTACCTGGAACAGT tGAACCTGTACCAAGTGCCCAAAGCATGTGAAAGCAAACGACCAGGACGACCACGCTCACACTACACCATGTCCAATTCAGCCAACTCTCTCGCTGCGTCCTTCCTAGTCCTCTCcgcagttgcctcccttgtttcACTCAGCTCCTTCAATTGA
- the LOC138946149 gene encoding lysophosphatidic acid receptor 5-like, with protein MALYLTSTGEGNETFLTDHSIEVSTLFSLSVQNQTAVLPSSKADDQVLTVLERLFVITYEEYLAARRVLRILVYILLPVAIALTCINIFIFRHPRMRSSAGTYIIGISIAQIIYLVNYSIEVVLALTLEGYIQNYYYLCYAMFFTNYVAVITLRGSFLVMCVLSAERLFAVLRPLHIKTFLLSKRPVLFCLGSFGVAAVWHVYLHAKYRVVPVDTGTSIIYVYSTTWLYRQTAAVADGFSISAKVLFTLGSLVVRLVLSVLTIWGLRRHNLTTSRGVSSSSAEDDVKRKRERQMTVTILTASLSSVILYFPSAFHFVFGIIFPEYYSHSGKYSNFYRIINMFSGTFALFYCALDFICFVAASSNYRAVLCGFALRFLGMVASKKNQQGKVCKIEVDPSTGESVKKNPPTIVSGQQ; from the coding sequence ATGGCTCTCTACCTCACATCTACAGGCGAAGGTAATGAAACATTTCTAACGGATCACAGCATCGAAGTGTCAACcctgttctctctgtctgttcaaAATCAGACAGCCGTGCTTCCATCGTCAAAAGCAGATGACCAAGTCTTAACCGTTCTGGAGAGGCTGTTCGTTATTACCTACGAAGAATATCTTGCGGCCCGTCGGGTGTTGCGAATCCTCGTCTACATCCTACTTCCGGTCGCCATAGCCTTGACCTgcatcaacatcttcatcttcCGGCACCCGCGCATGCGCAGCTCTGCCGGAACCTACATCATCGGCATCAGCATCGCGCAGATTATCTATCTCGTTAACTACTCCATAGAGGTTGTGCTGGCGCTGACTCTCGAGGGCTACATCCAGAACTACTACTATTTGTGCTACGCCATGTTTTTCACCAACTACGTAGCCGTCATCACCCTGAGGGGGTCGTTCCTGGTGATGTGCGTGTTGTCGGCGGAGAGACTGTTTGCCGTGCTGCGACCTCTGCACATCAAGACCTTCCTGCTGTCAAAGCGGCCTGTGCTCTTCTGTCTTGGTTCCTTCGGTGTGGCGGCCGTGTGGCACGTCTACCTTCACGCCAAGTACAGGGTGGTGCCTGTGGACACGGGGACCTCCATCATCTACGTCTACTCCACCACCTGGCTGTATCGGCAGACCGCTGCTGTCGCTGATGGCTTCAGCATATCGGCCAAGGTGCTCTTCACCCTCGGGTCTCTCGTCGTCCGGTTGGTGCTGAGCGTTCTGACCATCTGGGGCCTGCGACGTCATAACCTGACTACGTCACGCGGTGTGTCGTCATCCTCAGCGGAGGATGACGTCAAACGGAAACGGGAACGTCAGATGACGGTGACCATTCTGACTGCTAGTCTCTCCTCGGTGATCCTCTACTTTCCCTCGGCGTTTCATTTCGTGTTCGGCATCATCTTCCCGGAATACTATTCCCACAGTGGGAAGTACTCCAACTTCTATCGAATCATCAACATGTTTAGCGGCACCTTTGCTCTATTCTACTGCGCCCTGGACTTCATCTGCTTCGTGGCAGCGAGCTCCAACTACCGAGCAGTGCTCTGCGGGTTTGCTCTCCGTTTCTTGGGAATGGTAGCTTCTAAGAAGAACCAACAGGGAAAAGTGTGTAAGATCGAAGTCGACCCGAGCACTGGGGAAAGCGTGAAAAAGAATCCACCAACTATCGTATCCGGACAACAATGA